In Longimicrobiales bacterium, the DNA window TTCCATCCAGCAGCGGGTCTCGATCATCCAGGAAATCGACGCAGGTCGATACACATGGCCACACCTCCTCGACGAGATCGCTGCTGCGGTCCCGGACTTCACCTGGCTGAGTGGGATCCTGTACCTGAGCGACGGACCCTTGCAGGTCCGGGTGACTGGGCGGGCTGGCTCCATCTTCGCCATCACTCAGTTCATGCGCCGTCTTGAGGCATCCCGCTTCCTTCGGGCCGTTCAGACGGAAACAATTCAGGAGGTCCTGTCGGAGGCCAGCTCTGGCGATCTCGTATTCATGTTCGAACTGACTCTGACCTACGTAGGACCACCATTGGATGAGTTGCAGACCATCCCGCTTTTTGGAGATGCCGCCAGTCAAGCGCAGATCGCCGATCAGGGAAACTGAACAATGGCCTGGTATAACCCCTCCGACCCGTCCCAGCGGAACTCGATGCTCGGCGGACTTGGCCTGCTCGTTGTCATCGTACCGTTCAATATGTATCTGATGGCCCCGAAGAAAGAGGCGAACGTGCT includes these proteins:
- a CDS encoding PilN domain-containing protein; translated protein: MIEVNLLPGGKNKRGGGFSLGALAQSVRGLVGGGAGGGLSVDSYVAFFVCAAVISFGYMGMTFLGVQSDAEDLNVSLEAAVQDSIRNAAIIQRTNELQARGDSIQQRVSIIQEIDAGRYTWPHLLDEIAAAVPDFTWLSGILYLSDGPLQVRVTGRAGSIFAITQFMRRLEASRFLRAVQTETIQEVLSEASSGDLVFMFELTLTYVGPPLDELQTIPLFGDAASQAQIADQGN